The Desulfuromonas sp. genome includes a window with the following:
- a CDS encoding YhdH/YhfP family quinone oxidoreductase: MAETFTALLVEKSEPKTFTRRLTTRSLDDLPEGDLVVRVAYSSLNFKDALSATGHPGVTRKFPHTPGIDAAGTVVSCDSGAFAPGDEVIVTGFDLGMETDGGFGGLIRIPSAWAVRLPDGLSLRESMILGTAGFTAALAVFKLEQAGVMPGDGEILVTGATGGVGSLAVAILAKCGYRVTAATGKASEADFLKGLGATDVVGREAVLEGAEKPMMRERWAGVVDCVGGDTLAAAIKATRYGGAVTCCGLVGSPDLPLNVYPFILRGVSLHGVDSVQCPMEPRLELWKRLAGPWNPGGLEEVASECSLEGLEEKIQAILKGQLRGRTVVNLKA; the protein is encoded by the coding sequence ATGGCCGAGACCTTCACCGCCCTGCTGGTCGAGAAGAGCGAACCGAAGACATTCACCCGCCGGCTGACAACCCGCAGCCTGGACGACCTGCCCGAGGGGGACCTTGTCGTCCGGGTCGCCTACTCCTCCCTCAATTTCAAGGATGCCCTCTCGGCCACCGGCCACCCCGGGGTGACCCGCAAGTTCCCCCACACCCCCGGCATCGACGCTGCCGGCACCGTGGTCAGCTGCGACAGCGGCGCGTTCGCTCCCGGCGACGAGGTGATCGTCACCGGCTTCGACCTCGGCATGGAGACCGACGGCGGCTTCGGCGGGCTGATCCGCATCCCCTCGGCCTGGGCGGTGCGTCTCCCCGATGGTCTTTCCCTGCGCGAGAGCATGATCCTTGGCACCGCCGGCTTCACCGCCGCCCTTGCCGTGTTCAAACTGGAGCAGGCCGGGGTGATGCCGGGGGACGGCGAGATCCTCGTCACCGGCGCCACGGGGGGTGTCGGCTCCCTGGCGGTGGCGATCCTCGCCAAGTGCGGTTACCGGGTGACCGCCGCAACGGGCAAGGCTTCCGAGGCCGATTTCCTCAAAGGACTCGGGGCCACCGATGTGGTCGGGCGCGAGGCGGTCCTGGAGGGTGCCGAGAAGCCGATGATGAGAGAGCGCTGGGCCGGGGTGGTCGACTGCGTCGGGGGCGACACCCTCGCCGCGGCGATCAAGGCGACCCGCTACGGCGGGGCGGTGACCTGCTGCGGCCTGGTCGGCTCCCCCGACCTGCCCCTCAACGTCTACCCCTTTATCCTTCGCGGGGTCAGCCTGCACGGGGTCGATTCGGTGCAGTGCCCGATGGAGCCGCGCCTCGAGTTGTGGAAACGGCTCGCCGGGCCGTGGAATCCCGGGGGCCTGGAGGAGGTCGCCTCCGAGTGCTCCCTGGAGGGACTCGAGGAGAAGATCCAGGCCATCCTGAAAGGCCAGCTGCGCGGCCGGACGGTGGTCAACCTGAAGGCCTGA
- a CDS encoding helix-turn-helix domain-containing protein: protein MKPEPAEQIESPAPAYRCGVELTLEAIGGKWKGVILWHLLHKTLRFSQLQLRLPGVTQKMLTQQLRELERDGLVHREVYAEVPPRVEYSLTSEGETLRPLLSLMCEWGRGRAEE from the coding sequence ATGAAACCTGAGCCTGCCGAGCAAATCGAGAGCCCCGCCCCCGCCTACCGCTGCGGAGTGGAACTGACCCTGGAGGCGATCGGCGGCAAGTGGAAAGGGGTGATCCTCTGGCACCTGCTCCACAAGACCCTGCGTTTCAGCCAGCTTCAGCTGCGCCTGCCGGGGGTGACCCAGAAGATGCTGACCCAGCAGCTGCGGGAACTGGAACGGGACGGACTGGTCCACCGGGAGGTCTATGCCGAGGTGCCGCCCCGGGTCGAATACTCCCTTACATCGGAGGGGGAGACCCTGCGCCCCCTGCTGTCCCTGATGTGCGAGTGGGGCCGCGGCCGCGCCGAGGAATAG
- a CDS encoding radical SAM protein, with amino-acid sequence MSKAYQPGERTVCTRPFEWFEVHPGGEVFLCCPAWLPRPVGNLLEEPAPEIWNGPRARELRKAVLNGTFHNCSRRRCPRLATGTGPVQSLAGVPRGPVGTALRQGESVLDYGPRVLNLCFDRSCNLACPTCRVAPYLAGGEEGARAARILETLRAEVFPGAAAIVLSGTGDPFASPLYRDLLRSVRAEDFPALERIELHTNGLLWDAAMWRSMEAVHPYVRAAEISVDAATSETYAAIRKGGDFPRLLRNLSYVASLPLDLKLSFVVQADNFREMPAFAELARRFGAAVYFSRLVNWGTFSREEFGRRAVHRLGHPEHGEFLAVLRRVASLSHVDPGNLLPLVAGGS; translated from the coding sequence ATGAGCAAGGCGTATCAGCCCGGCGAGCGCACTGTCTGCACCCGTCCCTTCGAGTGGTTCGAGGTCCACCCGGGGGGGGAGGTCTTCCTCTGCTGCCCGGCCTGGCTGCCCCGGCCCGTCGGCAACCTGCTGGAGGAGCCCGCCCCTGAGATCTGGAACGGGCCCCGCGCCCGGGAGCTGCGCAAGGCGGTTCTCAACGGAACCTTCCACAACTGCAGCCGCAGGCGCTGCCCGCGCCTCGCCACCGGCACCGGCCCGGTGCAGTCCCTCGCCGGGGTGCCCCGCGGCCCCGTCGGCACCGCCCTGCGGCAGGGGGAATCGGTCCTCGACTACGGTCCCCGGGTCCTCAACCTCTGCTTCGATCGCTCCTGCAACCTGGCCTGCCCCACCTGCCGGGTTGCGCCCTACCTCGCAGGAGGCGAGGAGGGAGCGCGGGCGGCGCGGATTCTGGAGACCCTCCGGGCGGAGGTCTTCCCGGGGGCGGCGGCGATCGTTCTCAGCGGCACCGGCGACCCCTTCGCCAGCCCCCTCTACCGGGACCTGCTGCGCTCGGTTCGGGCGGAGGATTTTCCCGCCCTGGAGCGCATCGAGCTGCACACCAACGGGTTGCTGTGGGACGCGGCCATGTGGCGGAGCATGGAGGCGGTCCACCCCTATGTGCGCGCCGCCGAGATCTCGGTCGACGCCGCCACCTCAGAAACCTACGCCGCCATCAGAAAAGGCGGGGATTTCCCCCGCCTCCTGCGCAACCTCTCCTATGTCGCCTCCCTGCCGCTTGACCTGAAGCTCAGCTTCGTGGTGCAGGCCGACAACTTCCGGGAGATGCCGGCTTTCGCCGAGTTGGCGCGCCGCTTCGGCGCCGCGGTCTACTTCAGCCGGCTCGTCAACTGGGGAACCTTCTCCCGGGAGGAGTTCGGCAGGCGGGCGGTGCACCGGCTCGGCCACCCCGAGCACGGCGAGTTCCTCGCGGTCCTGCGCCGGGTCGCGTCTCTTTCCCACGTCGATCCCGGCAACCTCCTGCCCCTCGTTGCAGGCGGCTCCTGA